The sequence CAGTTTACACAGCCCGTGGTTAAAGACGTTAAAAAAGGGATGACCCGTTCGCAGGTCGCTGCGATCGCCGGTAAACCTTCTTCTGAAGTGACAATGATTCATGCGAAAGGGACCTGCCAGACCTATATCCTGGGTCAACGTGATGGTAAGGCAGAGACCTACTTTGTCGCCCTGGATGACACTGGTCATGTTATTAACTCCGGTTATCAGACCTGTGCTGAATACGACACCGATCCCCAGGCTCCAAAGGCTCAGTAACCCAGCTTGTCTGAAGATGTTAACGAACCGGCCCATGGGCCGGTTTTTTTGTGTATACGTAAATCTTATTTCTTTGCGCGAATTATTTGCCCGAAATGTGAAGGTAGTCAACAAGCCAGGTCAATGAGAGACAA comes from Enterobacter kobei and encodes:
- the osmE gene encoding osmotically-inducible lipoprotein OsmE; its protein translation is MNKNVAGILSAAAVLTMLAGCTAYDRTKDQFTQPVVKDVKKGMTRSQVAAIAGKPSSEVTMIHAKGTCQTYILGQRDGKAETYFVALDDTGHVINSGYQTCAEYDTDPQAPKAQ